The following coding sequences lie in one Phycicoccus duodecadis genomic window:
- a CDS encoding sensor histidine kinase, whose amino-acid sequence MPEPRGSGEGSGDAVLLAWNALAGVAVACVLYLPRYETLPIHLALAAFALGYRQFAWPTPRAFFSLGTFYVLIAVLFVRDAVMGTLQLSEALEVPITALLVVGVAWHVGQARRALDLVVEAAARVRRQAEDRDRLTRLSAHEMRTPLTVVLGFVDLTSTSGVSPEVEEHLAAVRAELRTLDRVVDRMVRAANVEPDLPTGPLEVAPLLTEVEARWHAVADREWVVDADDLRLECNRDRFAAVLDTLVENAVRYTVPGDRVRLLVRRDGAWVLIGVADSGRGLPTWVLESADERGRGRRRRTSAVTATSGEGGHDVDPLARTGLGLEIVRRATHARGGIVVADRAPEGGALVAMWVPVDPLLGTEPPDPGWAMGLPTLGARRSTGRPASLAGRVGVAAARGRAVTG is encoded by the coding sequence ATGCCTGAGCCGAGGGGCAGCGGCGAGGGGAGCGGCGACGCGGTCCTGCTCGCGTGGAACGCCCTGGCCGGCGTCGCCGTCGCGTGTGTCCTCTACCTTCCCCGGTACGAGACCCTCCCGATCCACCTCGCGCTGGCGGCGTTCGCCCTCGGCTACCGGCAGTTCGCGTGGCCCACCCCTCGCGCCTTCTTCTCGCTCGGGACCTTCTACGTGCTCATCGCGGTGCTGTTCGTCCGGGATGCCGTGATGGGCACCCTGCAGCTCTCCGAGGCCCTGGAGGTGCCAATCACCGCCCTGCTCGTCGTCGGGGTCGCGTGGCACGTCGGCCAGGCGCGGCGGGCTCTCGACCTGGTGGTGGAGGCAGCGGCCCGCGTGCGGCGACAGGCCGAGGACCGGGACCGGCTGACCCGGCTGAGCGCCCACGAGATGCGCACCCCGTTGACGGTGGTCCTGGGCTTCGTCGACCTGACCTCGACGAGCGGGGTATCGCCGGAGGTCGAGGAGCACCTCGCGGCGGTCCGCGCCGAGCTGCGCACCCTCGACCGGGTGGTCGACCGCATGGTGCGGGCCGCGAACGTCGAACCCGACCTCCCCACCGGGCCGCTGGAGGTGGCCCCGCTCCTCACCGAGGTCGAGGCGCGCTGGCACGCCGTGGCCGACCGGGAGTGGGTCGTCGACGCCGACGACCTCCGCCTGGAGTGCAACCGGGACCGCTTCGCCGCGGTCCTGGACACCCTGGTCGAGAACGCCGTCCGGTACACCGTCCCGGGCGACCGGGTGCGCCTCCTGGTGCGCCGCGACGGTGCGTGGGTGCTGATCGGGGTGGCCGACAGCGGCCGAGGTCTGCCGACCTGGGTCCTGGAGTCCGCCGACGAGCGCGGCCGGGGCCGCCGACGGCGCACGTCCGCCGTCACCGCGACATCCGGCGAGGGAGGACACGACGTGGACCCCCTGGCCCGGACCGGGCTGGGGCTCGAGATCGTCCGTCGGGCCACCCATGCCCGCGGCGGCATCGTGGTCGCCGACCGCGCGCCGGAGGGAGGGGCGCTGGTCGCGATGTGGGTACCGGTCGACCCCCTCCTCGGGACCGAGCCCCCGGACCCCGGCTGGGCGATGGGTCTTCCGACCCTGGGCGCCCGTCGTTCCACCGGGCGGCCCGCATCACTGGCCGGCCGGGTGGGCGTCGCGGCGGCTCGGGGCCGCGCGGTGACCGGTTAG
- a CDS encoding response regulator transcription factor, producing MSLVLLADDDAQLRMLVARALTGAGHQVVAVADGAQAREQLQHGGFDLALLDLVMPGESGMSLVKSFTPEQRPTVLLMSGMTDVGPRIEALNAGAVDFVVKPFVMAELVARVNRHLAQKVQATLVDGGIPAGPVVLHPAGRFVQTPDGRVDLSELEFSLLAYLARRAGEACSKEELLTDVWRTEWASSTNLVEVCVARIRHRLGPHFPVRTVRGRGYCIDA from the coding sequence ATGTCTCTCGTTCTACTCGCCGACGACGACGCACAGCTGCGAATGCTCGTCGCACGCGCGCTCACCGGTGCCGGGCACCAGGTGGTCGCGGTCGCCGATGGCGCCCAGGCGCGGGAACAGCTCCAGCACGGGGGGTTCGACCTCGCGCTCCTGGACCTGGTCATGCCCGGGGAGTCGGGCATGTCACTGGTCAAGTCCTTCACGCCCGAGCAGCGGCCGACGGTCCTGCTGATGTCCGGGATGACCGATGTCGGCCCGCGGATCGAGGCCCTCAACGCCGGGGCGGTCGACTTCGTGGTGAAGCCCTTCGTCATGGCCGAGCTCGTCGCACGGGTCAACCGGCACCTGGCGCAGAAGGTGCAGGCGACCCTCGTCGACGGCGGCATCCCGGCGGGCCCGGTGGTGCTGCACCCCGCCGGCCGGTTCGTCCAGACGCCCGACGGGCGGGTCGACCTCAGCGAGCTGGAGTTCTCGCTGCTCGCGTACCTCGCCCGGCGGGCCGGTGAGGCCTGCAGCAAGGAGGAGCTGCTCACCGACGTGTGGCGTACGGAGTGGGCCTCGTCCACCAACCTGGTCGAGGTGTGCGTCGCTCGCATCCGGCACCGCCTCGGTCCTCACTTCCCCGTCCGCACCGTACGCGGGCGGGGGTACTGCATCGATGCCTGA
- a CDS encoding SdrD B-like domain-containing protein: MRRAGSVVSFVRIIAVVAVALAPATVAATAGAAVPAAPLGAVAAAYAAPTRASGTVSLDVRSARDVNPARKAIKPNAGDAVTAYQWIINADDTGDPGTAKDPLLSSCLPATAQGTHSNDPDFADTCPWPSTRATSGFAPIIAEGDQSDFAGKTLTLPGGKYLVSVKARGYKIDGAHFTVDGGTQTVPVGLNPTPLPLATIQLQVYDDYAPVDGTFEVDAESSVDMSGFHAHLSDVFGTVSVDYYGNALCTSYQHTTKNPNSPIVFDAANKPVVDTTKAPGCISDRKGVIKIPNLGPNRYAATVAAPALAGGRWVQTTTLEGGHDHDIWVQEGDTGLDTEQLRGQEPVPATQFGFTKTMALAPSATDTTRPGGIKGVVVQGLPYIGGQNGVVGPEGVAGVKIGSRLKNVWVALSDLNNGDQQVYLAQAAADGTFRIDDVADGSYQVTLWDDDQDYIIMSFNAEVDAAAHSGSGGYTEVGQQMLVGWFSHFSGHVFVDDNGNGIRDPGENGVPNFALTLRERDNTPMDQATNTVTTNDQGEYDIREGYPMAKYLILEAFNTRYATTGVTWKGDNDPEGTTQLGSMVDLNVLPIIGLHGTVDWGVRPYAQNENGGIAATVSYDTTRNELDAADSASEAYQPGIPGVKVHLYASTPCRVTDTTSATYTFHVTNECRQGKEIVPLQVKDATNAYVDNPAADRGAFVKGPEQSDAYTSETWGAPRGCTARQWDGSILDSTIQQALPEFGVTADHACVESPMMGFQAGVNDTAGAQSVNGNYGFSGMDPGDYIVSVEIPRTPVGDKPMYKVTSEEDVNVFTGDTYLPQENFPPSTQAAADNPAGAPDRSPTPPSQPPSQQAGIISSCVGPLHRVHVRSVPDGDTSDPIPGTYNPDFNAGGGSPFEGYEMPSCQDKLVTVRSGQTVAPNFNLFTEVPIPTHFWGLTINDLGLTLDTRSIGYGEAQGLPNVPVGFYDWAGRLDYTAHTDFNGMYEALMPSTDTYNCPVPAGPCPNMYRTVGNDPGAPGALNADYNSRFRTIAANFQGWPGLYTVTDQAPTQAASTVATPDGAVANSTICELPATTPQLLAVDTPYVKGTNGANRTVTMTGYGFGATRGTLTLNDPLVTTMPAVPAVVTSWTDHQIVFTVPTTYTNTKNAKTNLNGVLQLSLRNAAGVTAYNTLSVLALSGKGDGTSNSQNNAKLFEVGPGKTYATVQAALNAARPTNDVQYDAVVVWPNTQTAINPQGDYNENVVVHNQTRIQGVGPGGFDDAGTFVRGSILDGTGFDLDLPSGTSWLAAVNRQGYRGLAAVPDAADVTVLAPLNGTHQPPATGSPGSVWPVTLDGLRIRNGSQANIGGAVNAITGAVSTPVGAGGSLVTQGGGVYVHQQVQGVHLTNNVFDGDSGSFGGAIRIGTPYVGNNHNESPVISHNQIRDNGGTNLAGGIGLFTGSDGYSVDHNAICGNHSSEYGGALTAFGYQNATPALGAKNTIDHNRIWFNQSYDEGGAIMVAGELPADPNGISEGTGPVSIDSNVIQANLANDDGGGIRLLQTSGSHVATPGCTTNKRTGVTTCPANRVVTDTIGITNNQIADNVSAHEGGGIALDDAAFVTIVDDTIVRNITTASATTSNGQPAPAGLSTGTLSDQLLAQLKSQPGFATMLTGGTAAATPTMLDDAFSDNYAGTYYAGLETGITDADANRWDFGIADNPQGLQLPISSSWYQNAPDATGSGNVVGNDAVNDVPVKSDFAISVNILASRQFPMFRQAAIVTTVLPYSLLGDFDLAAGSSAIGIGSSRTTAAYGNDPAFVTQGVPTPVYVTAPPFDIHGVARPTGTRYDAGAAQATS, from the coding sequence ATGCGCAGGGCTGGTTCTGTTGTTTCGTTCGTCCGGATCATCGCGGTCGTCGCCGTGGCTCTCGCCCCGGCCACCGTCGCAGCCACGGCGGGGGCCGCCGTGCCGGCCGCACCGCTGGGGGCGGTGGCAGCCGCCTACGCCGCCCCGACCCGTGCGTCGGGCACGGTGAGCCTCGACGTCCGCAGCGCACGCGACGTGAACCCGGCCCGGAAGGCGATCAAGCCCAACGCCGGTGACGCCGTCACCGCGTACCAGTGGATCATCAACGCCGACGACACCGGCGACCCCGGCACGGCGAAGGACCCGCTGCTGTCCAGCTGTCTGCCGGCGACCGCGCAGGGCACCCACTCGAACGACCCCGACTTCGCCGACACCTGCCCCTGGCCGAGCACCCGCGCGACGTCGGGCTTCGCGCCGATCATCGCCGAGGGCGACCAGAGCGACTTCGCCGGCAAGACCCTCACCCTGCCGGGCGGCAAGTACCTCGTCTCGGTCAAAGCGCGCGGGTACAAGATCGACGGGGCCCACTTCACCGTCGACGGTGGCACGCAGACGGTCCCGGTCGGGCTCAACCCGACGCCCCTGCCGCTCGCGACCATCCAGCTGCAGGTCTACGACGACTACGCGCCGGTCGACGGCACCTTCGAGGTCGACGCGGAGAGCAGCGTCGACATGTCCGGGTTCCACGCGCACCTGAGCGACGTCTTCGGCACCGTCAGCGTCGACTACTACGGGAACGCGCTCTGCACGAGCTACCAGCACACCACCAAGAACCCGAACAGCCCCATCGTCTTCGACGCGGCCAACAAGCCGGTCGTCGACACCACCAAGGCGCCCGGCTGCATCAGCGACCGCAAGGGCGTCATCAAGATCCCGAACCTGGGGCCGAACCGCTACGCGGCCACCGTCGCCGCGCCCGCGCTGGCCGGCGGCCGGTGGGTGCAGACGACGACCCTCGAGGGCGGGCACGACCACGACATCTGGGTCCAGGAGGGCGACACCGGCCTCGACACCGAGCAGCTGCGGGGGCAGGAACCGGTGCCCGCCACCCAGTTCGGCTTCACGAAGACGATGGCGCTCGCCCCGTCGGCCACCGACACGACCCGCCCCGGTGGCATCAAGGGTGTCGTCGTCCAGGGCCTGCCGTACATCGGCGGCCAGAACGGCGTGGTCGGCCCGGAGGGCGTGGCCGGCGTCAAGATCGGCTCGCGGCTGAAGAACGTCTGGGTCGCGCTGTCGGACCTCAACAACGGTGACCAGCAGGTCTACCTCGCGCAGGCCGCCGCCGACGGCACCTTCCGCATCGACGACGTCGCCGACGGCAGCTACCAGGTCACGCTGTGGGACGACGACCAGGACTACATCATCATGAGCTTCAACGCCGAGGTCGACGCCGCCGCCCACAGCGGCTCGGGCGGGTACACCGAGGTGGGCCAGCAGATGCTCGTCGGCTGGTTCTCGCACTTCTCCGGCCACGTCTTCGTCGACGACAACGGCAACGGCATCCGCGACCCCGGCGAGAACGGCGTCCCGAACTTCGCCCTCACGCTGCGCGAGCGCGACAACACCCCGATGGACCAGGCGACCAACACCGTCACCACGAACGACCAGGGCGAGTACGACATCCGTGAGGGCTACCCCATGGCGAAGTACCTGATCCTCGAGGCCTTCAACACCCGCTACGCCACCACGGGGGTCACCTGGAAGGGCGACAACGACCCCGAGGGCACCACCCAGCTCGGCTCCATGGTCGACCTCAACGTGCTGCCCATCATCGGCCTGCACGGCACGGTCGACTGGGGGGTCCGCCCGTACGCCCAGAACGAGAACGGCGGGATCGCCGCCACGGTCAGCTACGACACGACCCGCAACGAGCTGGACGCCGCCGACTCCGCGAGCGAGGCGTACCAGCCCGGCATCCCCGGGGTGAAGGTCCACCTCTACGCGAGCACGCCGTGCCGGGTCACCGACACGACGTCGGCGACGTACACCTTCCACGTCACCAACGAGTGCCGCCAGGGCAAGGAGATCGTCCCCCTGCAGGTCAAGGACGCGACGAACGCCTACGTCGACAACCCGGCCGCCGACCGCGGGGCCTTCGTGAAGGGCCCCGAGCAGAGCGACGCCTACACCTCCGAGACGTGGGGGGCGCCGCGCGGCTGCACCGCCCGCCAGTGGGACGGCTCGATCCTCGACTCCACGATCCAGCAGGCACTGCCCGAGTTCGGGGTCACCGCCGACCACGCCTGCGTGGAGTCCCCGATGATGGGGTTCCAGGCCGGCGTGAACGACACGGCGGGAGCGCAGTCGGTCAACGGCAACTACGGCTTCAGCGGCATGGACCCGGGCGACTACATCGTCAGCGTGGAGATCCCGAGGACACCGGTCGGCGACAAGCCGATGTACAAGGTCACCTCGGAGGAGGACGTCAACGTCTTCACCGGTGACACCTACCTCCCGCAGGAGAACTTCCCGCCGTCGACCCAGGCGGCCGCCGACAACCCGGCCGGCGCTCCGGACCGCAGCCCGACGCCCCCGTCGCAGCCGCCGTCCCAGCAGGCCGGGATCATCTCCAGCTGCGTCGGGCCGCTGCACCGGGTCCACGTGCGGAGCGTGCCGGACGGCGACACGAGCGACCCGATCCCGGGGACGTACAACCCCGACTTCAACGCCGGCGGCGGCTCCCCGTTCGAGGGCTACGAGATGCCCTCCTGCCAGGACAAGCTCGTCACGGTCCGCTCGGGCCAGACGGTCGCCCCGAACTTCAACCTCTTCACCGAGGTCCCGATCCCGACGCACTTCTGGGGTCTGACCATCAACGACCTCGGCCTCACCCTCGACACCCGCTCGATCGGGTACGGCGAGGCCCAGGGCCTGCCCAACGTCCCGGTCGGTTTCTACGACTGGGCCGGCCGCCTCGACTACACGGCGCACACCGACTTCAACGGGATGTACGAGGCGCTGATGCCGTCGACGGACACCTACAACTGCCCGGTGCCCGCCGGCCCCTGCCCGAACATGTACCGGACGGTCGGCAACGACCCCGGCGCACCGGGCGCGCTGAACGCCGACTACAACTCGCGGTTCCGCACCATCGCCGCGAACTTCCAGGGGTGGCCCGGCCTGTACACCGTCACCGACCAGGCACCCACCCAGGCGGCCTCGACGGTGGCCACCCCCGACGGAGCGGTCGCCAACAGCACGATCTGCGAGCTCCCGGCGACCACGCCGCAGCTCCTCGCGGTGGACACGCCCTACGTCAAGGGCACGAACGGCGCCAACCGCACGGTGACGATGACGGGCTACGGGTTCGGCGCCACTCGAGGGACGTTGACGCTCAACGACCCGCTCGTCACCACCATGCCGGCGGTCCCGGCCGTCGTGACCTCGTGGACCGACCACCAGATCGTCTTCACGGTTCCGACGACCTACACGAACACCAAGAATGCCAAGACCAACCTGAACGGCGTCCTGCAGCTGAGCCTGAGGAACGCCGCGGGGGTGACGGCCTACAACACCCTTTCGGTCCTGGCCCTCTCGGGTAAGGGTGACGGAACCAGCAACAGCCAGAACAACGCCAAGCTGTTCGAGGTTGGCCCGGGGAAGACCTACGCCACCGTCCAGGCCGCCCTCAACGCAGCCCGTCCGACGAACGACGTGCAGTACGACGCCGTGGTCGTCTGGCCCAACACCCAGACGGCGATCAACCCCCAGGGCGACTACAACGAGAACGTCGTGGTCCACAACCAGACCCGCATCCAGGGTGTGGGCCCCGGTGGGTTCGACGACGCGGGGACGTTCGTCCGCGGCTCCATCCTCGACGGGACGGGCTTCGACCTCGACCTGCCGAGTGGCACCAGTTGGCTCGCCGCGGTCAACCGCCAGGGCTACCGCGGGCTGGCGGCTGTGCCGGACGCCGCGGACGTCACCGTCCTCGCCCCGCTGAACGGGACCCACCAGCCCCCCGCCACCGGGTCGCCGGGCAGCGTGTGGCCGGTCACCCTCGACGGGCTGCGGATCCGCAACGGGTCCCAGGCCAACATCGGGGGGGCGGTCAACGCCATCACCGGTGCGGTCTCCACTCCGGTGGGTGCCGGTGGCTCCCTCGTCACCCAGGGCGGTGGGGTGTACGTCCACCAGCAGGTCCAGGGCGTGCACCTGACGAACAACGTGTTCGACGGTGACAGCGGCTCCTTCGGCGGCGCCATCCGGATCGGGACGCCGTACGTCGGCAACAACCACAACGAGTCGCCGGTGATCTCGCACAACCAGATCCGTGACAACGGCGGGACCAACCTCGCCGGCGGCATCGGGCTCTTCACCGGGTCCGACGGCTACTCGGTCGACCACAACGCCATCTGCGGCAACCACTCGTCGGAGTACGGCGGGGCCCTCACGGCCTTCGGGTACCAGAACGCCACCCCGGCGCTCGGGGCGAAGAACACCATCGACCACAACCGGATCTGGTTCAACCAGTCCTACGACGAGGGTGGCGCCATCATGGTCGCCGGCGAGCTGCCGGCCGACCCCAACGGGATCTCCGAGGGCACGGGCCCGGTCTCGATCGACAGCAACGTCATCCAGGCCAACCTCGCCAACGACGACGGCGGCGGGATCCGGCTGCTCCAGACCTCGGGCTCACACGTCGCGACGCCGGGGTGCACCACGAACAAGCGGACCGGGGTCACGACGTGCCCGGCCAACCGGGTCGTCACCGACACCATCGGCATCACGAACAACCAGATCGCCGACAACGTCTCGGCGCACGAGGGCGGCGGCATCGCGCTCGACGACGCTGCCTTCGTCACCATCGTCGACGACACCATCGTGCGCAACATCACGACCGCGTCCGCGACCACGAGCAACGGCCAGCCGGCTCCCGCCGGGCTCTCGACCGGGACCCTCAGCGACCAGCTGCTGGCCCAGCTCAAGAGCCAGCCGGGGTTCGCGACGATGCTGACCGGCGGCACGGCGGCGGCCACCCCGACGATGCTCGACGACGCCTTCTCCGACAACTACGCCGGCACGTACTACGCCGGGCTCGAGACCGGCATCACCGACGCGGACGCCAACCGCTGGGACTTCGGCATCGCCGACAACCCCCAGGGCCTCCAGCTGCCGATCAGCAGCTCCTGGTACCAGAACGCCCCCGACGCCACCGGCAGCGGGAACGTGGTCGGCAACGACGCGGTGAACGACGTGCCGGTGAAGTCCGACTTCGCGATCAGCGTGAACATCCTCGCCTCGCGCCAGTTCCCGATGTTCCGGCAGGCGGCCATCGTCACGACGGTGCTCCCGTACAGCCTGCTCGGCGACTTCGACCTCGCCGCCGGCTCGTCGGCCATCGGGATCGGCAGCAGCCGCACCACGGCCGCCTACGGCAACGACCCCGCGTTCGTGACGCAGGGCGTCCCGACCCCGGTCTACGTCACCGCTCCACCGTTCGACATCCACGGGGTCGCCAGACCCACCGGCACCCGGTACGACGCCGGCGCCGCGCAGGCCACCTCATGA
- a CDS encoding multicopper oxidase domain-containing protein, with protein MDTSSIDRRRLLLGALGAGSLAAVSRVLLPQDARGAVAAADPVGTGPQKAIALAGTDGWVSMPANAPADPPFFPDPLAPSPFNTYVFGFRDVSGLSDTDLAAQRGKAQISAPILVFDEEDEITLSLYNLGLSQRPDLFDGHTMHWHGFTNAIPLFDGVPELSLSVPVGRRFDYFYKPHDAGTYMYHCHFEDVEHVQMGMTGMVWVRPKQNRTGVNGYPVGTKYAYNDGDGSTRYDREFGIILTELWSAAHYRDAHIQVSDWTDFDASFWLMNGRAYPDTLAPNGANSVARPDGGLQYRPDLDTASGRLQYQPNSSHITCVPGERVLVRLANLGFQDHSLTCDEIDLTVVAEDASLLRNGDVTNYQTTNTVNIGPGESRDLIFTAPAVGDYFLYDRRYSFQNNGGGAGYGGMMTQISVRPSLPAQTQPNL; from the coding sequence ATGGACACCTCGTCGATCGACCGGCGGCGGCTGCTGCTCGGCGCCCTGGGCGCTGGGAGCCTGGCAGCGGTCTCGCGGGTCCTGCTCCCCCAGGACGCCCGCGGCGCCGTGGCCGCCGCCGACCCGGTGGGCACCGGCCCCCAGAAGGCCATCGCCCTGGCCGGCACCGACGGCTGGGTGTCGATGCCGGCGAACGCACCGGCCGACCCGCCGTTCTTCCCGGACCCGCTGGCACCCAGCCCCTTCAACACCTACGTCTTCGGCTTCCGGGACGTCTCGGGCCTCAGCGACACCGACCTGGCCGCCCAGCGGGGCAAGGCCCAGATCTCGGCCCCCATCCTGGTGTTCGACGAGGAGGACGAGATCACCCTCAGCCTCTACAACCTGGGGCTCTCGCAGCGGCCGGACCTGTTCGACGGCCACACGATGCACTGGCACGGCTTCACGAACGCGATCCCGCTGTTCGACGGGGTGCCCGAGCTCTCGCTCTCGGTCCCCGTCGGTCGCCGGTTCGACTACTTCTACAAGCCGCACGACGCCGGCACGTACATGTACCACTGCCACTTCGAGGACGTCGAGCACGTGCAGATGGGGATGACCGGCATGGTCTGGGTCCGACCGAAGCAGAACAGGACGGGCGTCAACGGGTACCCCGTGGGCACCAAGTACGCCTACAACGACGGCGACGGCTCGACCCGGTACGACCGCGAGTTCGGGATCATCCTGACCGAGCTCTGGTCGGCCGCCCACTACCGCGACGCGCACATCCAGGTGAGCGACTGGACCGACTTCGACGCCTCCTTCTGGTTGATGAACGGACGGGCCTACCCCGACACGCTGGCCCCCAACGGCGCGAACTCCGTGGCCCGGCCGGACGGTGGGCTGCAGTACCGTCCCGACCTCGACACCGCGTCCGGCCGCCTCCAGTACCAGCCGAACTCGTCGCACATCACCTGCGTCCCGGGCGAGCGGGTGCTGGTCCGCCTGGCGAACCTCGGCTTCCAGGACCACTCGCTGACCTGCGACGAGATCGACCTGACGGTCGTCGCCGAGGACGCGAGCCTGCTGCGCAACGGCGACGTCACGAACTACCAGACCACCAACACGGTGAACATCGGCCCCGGCGAGAGCCGCGACCTCATCTTCACGGCCCCGGCGGTGGGCGACTACTTCCTGTACGACCGCCGGTACAGCTTCCAGAACAACGGCGGGGGAGCCGGGTACGGCGGCATGATGACGCAGATCAGCGTCCGCCCCTCCCTCCCCGCCCAGACCCAACCGAACCTGTGA
- a CDS encoding multicopper oxidase domain-containing protein, whose translation MTSSIPAKATGRPARASAPRFPARRRLLATATAGLLALGAAVVAQSAAHAGSSPSEGIVCDTAVNNTFTLGTRTGSVSTPDGNSIYSWGFADEGAGHGFQLPGPTLCVTSGDVVTVVLHNTLTEPVSIVFHGQSGVTANGSPAQPQFDAQHALTSLVQAAAPPDADAGVKVGSMTYSFTAGSPGTYLYASGTDVNKQVQMGLFGALVVRPKDHPHQATNAGTSATFNPDHEYLFVLSEIDPDIHLAVERGETPDWSSYQPRYFMINGRSMPDTLAPNNATYLPGQPYGAMVHIQPYSATNSAPALIRYLNAGTENYPFHPHGSDERIVNIDGHPTLGPTGQDLSYNKFDLNVQPGQSLDATMIWTDVDQWNPSTNPIPTKLPAITDQLLVGTDTWFSESPYLGVKGNVPTYITDNNQCGEYYHIAHSHALQQATNYGATFGGMMTLYRIDPPGGCK comes from the coding sequence ATGACGAGCTCCATTCCTGCGAAGGCCACCGGGCGTCCCGCCCGGGCCTCCGCCCCGAGGTTCCCGGCGCGACGCCGGCTCCTGGCCACCGCCACGGCCGGCCTCCTGGCCCTCGGCGCGGCCGTCGTGGCCCAGAGCGCGGCGCACGCGGGCAGCTCCCCGAGCGAGGGGATCGTCTGCGACACGGCGGTCAACAACACCTTCACGCTGGGCACGCGCACGGGCAGCGTGTCGACGCCCGACGGCAACTCGATCTACTCGTGGGGCTTCGCCGACGAGGGCGCAGGTCACGGCTTCCAGCTCCCGGGCCCCACCCTGTGCGTCACGTCCGGCGACGTGGTGACCGTGGTCCTGCACAACACCCTGACCGAGCCGGTCTCGATCGTGTTCCACGGCCAGAGCGGCGTGACGGCCAACGGCAGCCCGGCGCAGCCGCAGTTCGACGCCCAGCACGCCCTCACCTCGCTGGTGCAGGCCGCAGCGCCGCCGGACGCGGACGCGGGGGTGAAGGTCGGCTCGATGACGTACTCGTTCACGGCCGGGTCCCCCGGCACGTACCTGTACGCCTCGGGGACCGACGTCAACAAGCAGGTGCAGATGGGCCTGTTCGGCGCGTTGGTGGTGCGCCCCAAGGACCACCCCCACCAGGCCACGAACGCCGGCACGTCGGCGACGTTCAACCCGGACCACGAGTACCTGTTCGTGCTGAGCGAGATCGACCCCGACATCCACCTCGCGGTGGAGCGGGGCGAGACGCCGGACTGGTCGTCGTACCAGCCCCGGTACTTCATGATCAACGGCCGCAGCATGCCCGACACGCTGGCGCCGAACAACGCGACGTACCTCCCGGGCCAGCCCTACGGAGCGATGGTGCACATCCAGCCGTACAGCGCGACGAACTCCGCGCCCGCCCTCATCCGCTACCTGAACGCCGGGACGGAGAACTACCCGTTCCACCCCCACGGCAGCGACGAACGGATCGTGAACATCGACGGGCACCCGACCCTCGGGCCCACCGGGCAGGACCTCTCGTACAACAAGTTCGACCTGAACGTCCAGCCGGGACAGAGCCTCGACGCCACGATGATCTGGACCGACGTCGACCAGTGGAACCCCAGCACCAACCCCATTCCCACGAAGCTGCCGGCCATCACCGACCAGCTCCTCGTCGGCACCGACACGTGGTTCAGCGAGAGCCCGTACCTCGGCGTGAAGGGCAACGTCCCCACGTACATCACGGACAACAACCAGTGCGGCGAGTACTACCACATCGCCCACAGCCACGCCCTGCAGCAAGCCACCAACTACGGCGCCACCTTCGGGGGGATGATGACGCTCTACCGCATCGACCCGCCCGGCGGCTGCAAGTGA